In Anthonomus grandis grandis chromosome 16, icAntGran1.3, whole genome shotgun sequence, a single window of DNA contains:
- the LOC126745991 gene encoding transcription termination factor, mitochondrial isoform X3 has protein sequence MIKSVLYQPTMLKHSDILLCHIRTLLLQIPKRTIIITEDFRSESQKARDKLQNVLDISKHKALNVVESCKKLFDTPSSCISENYKICIKHKINKETVLKYPFLLCDSNLQKKLTVLQKIPIPLNSLIPLTQFTLIQLKFFMNFKETDVVHKINYLCDTFNMNAEEVCNNIASKPFIFTKSVSEIEALLKLLYGSGLTIEDILKDLWVLKNSENHVQKRLEFLKYHNVKNIKTWMIRCLEESLYNISIGMLAIASPILILRCAMVHGRST, from the exons ATGATTAAATCAGTTTTATACCAGCCTACAATGCTCAAACATAGTGATATCCTATTGTGCCATATAAGGACCTTATTACTGCAAATTCCTAAAAGAACTATAATTATAACTGAGGATTTTCGTTCAGAGTCTCAAAAGGCTCGAGACAAGTTACAAAATGTGTTAGATATTAGCAAGCATAAGGCATTAAATGTAGTAGAATCTTGCAAGAAGCTATTTGACACCCCCAGCAGCTGCATATCtgaaaattataagatatgtattaagcataaaataaataaggaaacTGTACTGAAATACCCTTTTTTGCTCTGTGATTCAAATCTTCAAAAGAAATTGACAGTGCTTCAAAAAATTCCTATTCCATTAAATTCTCTCATACCACTTACTCAATTCACCTTAATACAACTAAagttttttatgaatttcaaGGAAACAGATGTTGTACataaaattaactatttatGTGATACTTTCAAT atgaaTGCAGAGGAAGTATGCAATAACATAGCCAGTAAACCATTCATTTTTACCAAATCAGTATCTGAGATTGAGGCATTATTAAAGCTCTTATATG gATCTGGTCTTACAATAGAAGATATACTAAAAGATTTgtgggttttaaaaaatagtgaaaatcaTGTACAAAAACGCCTAGAGTTCCTAAAGTAtcataatgttaaaaatataaaaacttggATGATAAGGTGCTTAGAGGAATCCCTTTACAA CATATCAATCGGTATGTTGGCAATTGCGTCGCCAATATTGATCTTGAGGTGTGCTATGGTCCATGGTCGATCGACATAA